The Acidobacteriota bacterium genome has a segment encoding these proteins:
- a CDS encoding prepilin-type N-terminal cleavage/methylation domain-containing protein, producing MQRIWSSGHRVIRSFNSRGLTLVELAATVAIILILAAIALPLTRVALQRSREVELRRALRTIRTAIDQFHEAAMGGLINPREIGDVGQMNYPKDFDQLVEGVDATVGVGSKLKFLRRVPIDPMMKTDEWGKRSYQDDFDSTLWGRENLYDVFTESDGVALDETEYKEW from the coding sequence ATGCAACGTATTTGGTCATCCGGTCATCGGGTCATTAGGTCATTTAACTCACGGGGGCTGACACTGGTGGAGCTTGCGGCGACGGTGGCGATCATTCTTATCCTCGCGGCCATTGCCCTTCCGCTTACGCGGGTGGCGCTCCAGCGCAGCAGAGAGGTCGAGCTCCGCCGGGCGCTGCGCACCATCCGCACGGCCATTGACCAGTTCCACGAAGCCGCCATGGGGGGGCTGATCAATCCGCGCGAGATCGGCGACGTCGGCCAGATGAACTATCCCAAGGACTTCGACCAGCTCGTCGAGGGCGTCGACGCCACCGTGGGAGTGGGCAGCAAGCTGAAGTTTTTGCGGCGCGTCCCCATCGACCCGATGATGAAGACGGACGAATGGGGCAAGCGCTCCTATCAGGACGACTTCGATTCGACCCTCTGGGGAAGGGAAAATCTTTACGATGTCTTTACGGAAAGCGACGGCGTGGCGCTCGATGAAACGGAATACAAGGAGTGGTGA
- a CDS encoding prepilin-type N-terminal cleavage/methylation domain-containing protein: protein MTDFRLPVTDKKTTLDLKNRPLARGFTILELLAVVFIISLIAAIAIPRYQRAILKAREAALKQDLHVMRSVIDQYFADKKKYPESLEELVRAGYLRSVPVDPFTESSNTWQTIPAESNPFGPPEESGGIFDVKSGASGVGTNNISYGEW, encoded by the coding sequence ATGACCGATTTCCGATTACCGGTTACCGATAAGAAAACGACGTTGGATTTAAAAAATCGGCCATTGGCGCGCGGCTTCACGATTCTTGAGCTTCTGGCGGTGGTGTTCATTATCTCGCTGATTGCGGCCATCGCCATTCCGAGATATCAGCGCGCCATCCTCAAGGCGCGCGAGGCGGCGCTCAAGCAAGACCTCCATGTCATGCGGTCCGTAATCGACCAGTACTTCGCCGACAAGAAGAAATACCCCGAAAGCCTCGAAGAGCTGGTGAGGGCGGGCTACCTGCGCTCCGTGCCCGTGGATCCGTTCACGGAGTCGAGCAACACGTGGCAGACGATTCCGGCCGAGTCGAATCCCTTCGGCCCTCCCGAGGAATCTGGAGGAATCTTCGACGTCAAAAGCGGCGCCTCGGGCGTCGGAACGAACAACATTTCCTATGGTGAGTGGTGA
- a CDS encoding type II secretion system protein: protein MPHLHDDGDAMILRGRMSHRGFTLVGLLILMAVMSIGLLAAEQAWSTVRMREREEELIFRGEQYVLALYYYSKKVGTYPVEMEQLTKKPHRFIRQLYPDPMVEDGEWHVVRVGDPKYMEFKQQLMGKGQGNKQPDLPKGRTLTPGGIGKGSSERTTGPIWGVVSRSEAEGFRSYYGRQKYSEWFFVMENVAVEEQKRQLRKMRLRNMLANAPQPPPRVPLEQPLGLDSLQGFMSGGQTGGQTGGQTGGQSRGQSGGWR, encoded by the coding sequence ATGCCGCATCTTCACGACGACGGCGACGCAATGATTCTCCGGGGCCGGATGAGCCATCGCGGCTTTACCCTCGTGGGGCTTCTCATCCTAATGGCGGTGATGTCCATCGGGCTTCTGGCGGCTGAGCAGGCGTGGAGCACCGTGCGCATGCGCGAGCGCGAGGAGGAGCTCATCTTCCGGGGCGAACAGTACGTGTTGGCCCTCTACTACTACAGCAAAAAGGTAGGCACCTATCCCGTGGAAATGGAGCAACTTACGAAGAAGCCGCACCGGTTCATCCGCCAGCTCTACCCCGACCCAATGGTGGAGGACGGCGAGTGGCACGTCGTCCGCGTGGGGGACCCGAAGTATATGGAGTTCAAGCAGCAGCTCATGGGAAAGGGCCAGGGGAATAAACAGCCGGATCTGCCTAAGGGAAGGACGTTGACGCCGGGCGGCATCGGGAAAGGGTCGTCCGAGCGCACGACGGGCCCCATCTGGGGCGTCGTGTCCCGAAGCGAGGCGGAAGGGTTCCGGAGCTATTACGGCCGACAGAAATACAGCGAGTGGTTCTTTGTGATGGAGAACGTCGCGGTAGAGGAACAAAAGAGGCAGCTTCGGAAGATGAGGCTTCGCAACATGCTGGCGAACGCCCCCCAGCCGCCGCCCCGCGTGCCTTTGGAGCAGCCGCTGGGCCTGGACTCTCTACAGGGGTTCATGTCTGGGGGGCAGACCGGGGGGCAGACGGGGGGGCAGACCGGGGGGCAGTCTAGGGGGCAGTCCGGGGGGTGGCGGTAG
- a CDS encoding glutamine synthetase → MSENLKKKVLEQVKRDKVRLVALQFVDINGIVKSVTIPIHQLESSLNQGSWFDGSSIEGFTRIYESDMFLMPDPATYAVVPWLGTDEEKVARLICDVHRPNGDPFPGDPRYVLKRAMREAEKEGFVFNTGPELEFFLFKQEGIKPLPQDRAGYFDLITDDAYHIRHKMVTSLEKLGLTVEASHHEVAPGQHEIDFEYADALTTADRTVTFRYALKSIAQDHGVYCTFMPKPITGVNGSGMHVHQSLFHKKNGKSAFFDKKHDYKLSKAAMQFIAGQLKHIRGICIFLSPCVNSYKRLVPGYEAPVYICWGQVNRSALIRIPRYTPGREQATRCELRSPDPSCNPYLAFAAMLRAGLDGIRRKLKLPAPVEENVYDFDDKKLEEMSIGMLPQTLNEALREMLKSDLARDTIGEHAFKEIARSARAQWNDFRHQVTPWEIETYLPIY, encoded by the coding sequence ATGAGCGAAAACCTAAAGAAGAAAGTCCTGGAGCAGGTAAAGCGCGACAAGGTGCGCCTCGTAGCGCTCCAGTTCGTGGACATAAACGGCATCGTAAAGAGCGTGACGATTCCCATCCACCAGCTCGAAAGCTCCCTGAACCAGGGATCATGGTTCGACGGCTCGTCCATAGAGGGCTTCACTCGCATCTACGAGAGCGACATGTTCCTGATGCCCGACCCCGCGACCTACGCCGTAGTGCCGTGGCTCGGGACCGACGAGGAAAAGGTGGCGCGGCTAATCTGCGACGTTCACAGGCCTAACGGCGACCCGTTCCCCGGAGACCCCCGCTACGTCCTCAAGCGCGCCATGCGGGAAGCCGAGAAGGAGGGGTTCGTCTTCAACACCGGCCCGGAGCTTGAGTTCTTCCTGTTCAAGCAGGAGGGGATAAAGCCCCTTCCGCAGGACCGCGCCGGCTACTTCGACCTCATCACGGACGACGCCTACCACATACGACACAAGATGGTCACCTCGCTCGAGAAATTGGGGCTCACCGTCGAGGCGAGCCACCACGAGGTGGCGCCCGGCCAGCACGAGATCGACTTCGAGTACGCCGACGCCCTCACGACGGCCGACCGCACCGTCACCTTCCGCTACGCCCTCAAGAGCATCGCCCAGGACCACGGCGTCTACTGCACCTTCATGCCGAAGCCCATAACCGGCGTGAACGGGAGCGGCATGCACGTCCACCAGAGCCTTTTCCACAAAAAGAACGGCAAGTCGGCCTTCTTCGACAAAAAGCACGACTACAAGCTGTCCAAGGCGGCGATGCAGTTCATCGCGGGGCAGCTGAAGCACATCCGCGGGATCTGCATCTTCCTCTCGCCGTGCGTCAACTCCTACAAGCGCCTCGTGCCGGGCTACGAGGCGCCCGTCTACATCTGCTGGGGGCAGGTTAACCGCTCGGCGCTCATCCGCATTCCGCGCTACACGCCGGGGCGCGAGCAGGCGACGCGCTGCGAGCTGCGGAGCCCCGACCCCTCGTGCAACCCGTATCTCGCGTTCGCCGCGATGCTCCGCGCCGGGCTCGATGGCATCCGCCGGAAGCTGAAGCTGCCCGCTCCGGTGGAGGAGAACGTCTATGACTTCGACGACAAGAAGCTCGAGGAGATGAGCATCGGAATGCTTCCCCAGACCCTGAACGAGGCGCTGCGCGAGATGCTAAAGAGCGACCTCGCGCGCGACACGATAGGCGAGCACGCGTTCAAGGAGATCGCCCGCTCGGCCCGGGCGCAGTGGAACGACTTCCGCCACCAGGTCACCCCGTGGGAGATCGAGACGTACCTGCCCATTTACTGA
- a CDS encoding glutamine synthetase, producing MKDTQVAMNPNKIVQYLGKPPEEFTKEDLIKFVEENEIKMVNFRYVGGDGRLKTLNFVITSKAQLDRLLSAGERVDGSSLFSYIDAASSDLYVVPRYKTAYVNPFAAIPTVDILCSYYTNEGVPLPSSPENIVRKAHEVLKNSTGLSFEAMGELEYYVFYDRQHLYPGIAQKGYQESSPFFKWESLRCEALQAIAQAGGKIKYGHSEVGYVCGGDHDMEQHEIEFLPVPVEDAADQIVIAKWMLRMIGYKHGVTISAAPKILVGHAGSGLHVHTKLVKDGKNVTIEGSRLSDMAKKTIAGYLSLSSSLTAFGNTVPTSYLRLVPHQEAPTNVCWGDRHRSVLVRVPLGWLGVKNMVRDANPQEKGEFSELIDSQTVEFRCPDGSADIYLLLSGLAVAARYGLEMKGALELAKKLYVDVNIFSPEYKEVQEKLPQLPTSCWESAESLLKDREIYQRDGVFPSMVVDGIAKKLKSYDDRNLSERLYGKGGEIKKLVDEHLHCL from the coding sequence ATGAAAGACACTCAGGTAGCAATGAATCCCAACAAAATAGTTCAGTATTTGGGAAAACCGCCGGAAGAATTTACCAAAGAAGACCTGATCAAGTTCGTAGAGGAGAATGAGATTAAGATGGTCAACTTCCGGTATGTAGGAGGAGACGGCAGGTTAAAGACCCTCAATTTTGTAATTACCAGCAAAGCTCAACTGGATCGATTGCTCTCAGCGGGAGAAAGGGTAGACGGCTCCAGTCTATTCTCTTATATCGATGCGGCCTCAAGCGATCTGTACGTTGTCCCCCGCTATAAAACCGCCTATGTTAACCCGTTCGCTGCTATTCCTACGGTAGATATACTTTGCTCTTACTATACAAATGAAGGGGTTCCGCTGCCGAGTTCTCCGGAAAATATTGTTAGAAAGGCTCATGAGGTATTGAAGAATAGCACCGGGTTAAGTTTCGAGGCTATGGGCGAGTTAGAGTATTATGTTTTTTACGACAGACAGCATCTTTATCCGGGCATAGCTCAGAAGGGTTACCAGGAGTCTTCCCCATTTTTTAAATGGGAGAGCTTAAGATGCGAGGCTTTGCAAGCTATCGCACAGGCGGGAGGAAAGATAAAGTACGGTCACTCTGAGGTGGGCTATGTTTGTGGAGGAGACCATGATATGGAGCAGCATGAGATTGAGTTCCTTCCCGTGCCTGTGGAAGATGCGGCTGATCAAATTGTTATCGCCAAATGGATGTTAAGGATGATCGGGTATAAACACGGGGTTACAATCAGCGCTGCTCCCAAGATTTTGGTTGGACATGCCGGCAGCGGCCTTCATGTTCATACGAAATTGGTCAAGGACGGGAAGAATGTGACGATTGAGGGAAGCCGCTTAAGCGACATGGCCAAAAAGACTATTGCAGGCTATTTAAGTCTGTCATCTTCCTTGACCGCCTTTGGTAATACCGTCCCTACTTCTTACTTGAGATTAGTTCCTCATCAGGAAGCGCCAACGAATGTATGCTGGGGTGATAGACACCGGTCTGTATTAGTAAGGGTCCCCTTGGGGTGGTTGGGTGTTAAGAATATGGTGAGAGATGCCAATCCGCAGGAAAAGGGAGAATTTTCGGAGCTCATCGATAGCCAGACGGTGGAATTTCGCTGTCCTGATGGTTCAGCTGACATTTATCTTTTACTATCCGGGCTGGCCGTAGCTGCTCGATACGGATTAGAGATGAAAGGCGCGTTAGAATTGGCTAAGAAACTCTATGTGGACGTGAATATCTTTTCCCCTGAATATAAGGAGGTTCAGGAGAAGCTGCCGCAGTTGCCCACCTCATGTTGGGAATCAGCCGAAAGTCTTCTGAAAGATCGTGAAATATACCAGAGGGACGGGGTCTTTCCTTCGATGGTAGTTGATGGGATAGCGAAGAAGCTTAAGAGTTACGATGATAGGAACTTGAGTGAGAGATTATATGGTAAGGGAGGTGAGATTAAAAAGTTGGTTGATGAACATCTCCACTGTTTGTAA
- a CDS encoding amidohydrolase, translating into MPNTIKRQTLSIKHFFWCFAVCCLLGCGGGKEQPRPADLVLLNATVYTLSESSPWAEAVAVAGGRIVFVGSGRDASAWTGPATRTVDLEGRMVLPAFHDSHLHPVTSGIELAECSLTDLASQEEALEAIRRYAEENPGRPWIRGGGWEMTLFPGGNPSKEPLDEVVPDRPVCLMSSDGHSLWVNSRALGAASIDRDTPDPPAGRIERDPSSGEPTGALHETAMELMEEHLPEYTMDDYLGGLRRALDMAARFGITSLQEASADEEILEAYAELDRRGELSARVVVSMTIDPEEWQSQIPRFIEWQDKYRGRRLRADAVKIFVDGVVENYTAAVLEPYVDRPGDLGKPTMSPEALDRMVAALDKEKFQIHVHAIGDRGVRMTLDAFEKARAANGSRDSRHHIVHLELIHPDDVPRFKQLGVVANFQPLWAYADEYITVLTEPLLGPERSQRLYQIGSLVRSGAGVAFGSDWSVSSMNPLEGIEVAVTRRDPETGPGSAWLPEEIIDLPTALAAYTIEGARLGFQEEETGSIEVGKAADLIVLDRNLFEIEPHEINETRVVLTLLEGEEVFRDPAFTEL; encoded by the coding sequence ATGCCTAATACTATTAAACGTCAAACATTAAGCATTAAACATTTCTTTTGGTGCTTCGCCGTCTGCTGCCTCCTGGGCTGCGGGGGAGGGAAGGAGCAGCCGAGGCCCGCCGACCTCGTTCTTCTCAACGCTACGGTTTACACCCTCTCGGAGAGTTCTCCATGGGCCGAGGCGGTGGCGGTCGCAGGCGGCCGGATCGTGTTCGTCGGAAGCGGACGCGACGCCTCCGCCTGGACGGGCCCCGCCACTCGAACGGTCGACCTCGAGGGCCGGATGGTACTTCCGGCGTTCCACGACTCCCACCTGCATCCCGTGACGAGCGGGATCGAGCTTGCGGAGTGCAGCCTGACCGACCTTGCCTCGCAGGAAGAAGCGCTCGAGGCGATTCGCCGGTACGCGGAAGAAAATCCCGGCCGGCCATGGATAAGAGGAGGGGGCTGGGAAATGACCCTTTTCCCCGGCGGGAACCCGAGCAAGGAGCCCCTGGACGAGGTCGTTCCCGACCGCCCGGTCTGCCTCATGTCGTCCGACGGGCACTCGCTCTGGGTGAACTCGCGCGCCCTGGGGGCGGCCAGCATCGACCGCGACACGCCCGACCCTCCGGCGGGCCGCATCGAGCGTGACCCTTCCTCCGGGGAGCCGACCGGCGCGCTTCACGAAACCGCGATGGAGCTCATGGAAGAGCATCTGCCCGAGTACACGATGGACGACTACCTCGGGGGGCTGCGCCGCGCGTTGGATATGGCCGCCCGCTTTGGGATCACGTCGCTCCAGGAGGCGTCGGCGGACGAAGAAATTCTAGAGGCCTACGCCGAGCTCGACCGCCGCGGGGAGCTGAGCGCGCGCGTCGTCGTGTCGATGACCATAGACCCAGAGGAGTGGCAATCGCAGATTCCTAGGTTCATCGAGTGGCAAGACAAGTACCGCGGGCGGCGGCTTCGCGCCGACGCGGTCAAAATTTTCGTGGACGGCGTGGTCGAGAATTACACGGCCGCCGTCCTCGAGCCCTACGTTGACCGGCCGGGCGACCTCGGAAAACCCACCATGTCGCCCGAGGCCCTCGACCGTATGGTGGCGGCGCTCGACAAGGAAAAATTTCAGATTCACGTCCATGCCATCGGGGACCGCGGCGTCCGGATGACCCTGGACGCCTTCGAGAAGGCGCGCGCCGCGAACGGGAGCCGCGACTCCCGCCACCACATCGTCCACCTCGAGCTTATCCACCCCGACGACGTCCCGCGCTTCAAGCAGCTGGGCGTCGTGGCGAATTTTCAGCCCCTCTGGGCGTACGCCGACGAGTACATTACGGTTCTCACTGAGCCGCTGCTCGGGCCGGAGCGCTCGCAACGTCTCTACCAGATAGGAAGCCTCGTACGGAGCGGTGCAGGCGTGGCCTTCGGGAGCGACTGGTCGGTCTCTTCCATGAACCCGCTTGAGGGGATCGAGGTCGCCGTGACGCGCCGCGACCCGGAGACGGGGCCGGGGTCCGCGTGGCTTCCGGAGGAAATCATCGATCTTCCGACCGCCCTCGCGGCGTACACCATCGAGGGAGCCCGCCTCGGCTTCCAGGAAGAGGAGACCGGCTCCATTGAGGTGGGCAAGGCGGCCGACCTCATCGTCCTCGACCGCAATCTTTTCGAGATCGAACCGCACGAGATCAACGAAACCAGGGTCGTCCTCACGCTCCTCGAAGGCGAGGAGGTTTTTCGCGACCCCGCCTTTACGGAGCTGTGA
- a CDS encoding flippase-like domain-containing protein gives MSQAQVGGTDGKSRPQRRFLALFFGFVLAALLLGLFFWRTDWEGFRSAFLKARVGYLAAAFSVVFMSFWLRAVRWGYLLVPLGRTALWSRLRTFMEGYTVTNLLPGRVGEVVRPWLLSRDEPHVPFSSALATVVIERILDMLTVTAFLGVYLALYAKGVEDEAFRYTLRTGAIAALASVVAGLGVLGYAFFRREAAARAMEKLFRFFPERVRTRLDAPLHRFLDGLAVFGRRKLFAPLLFGSAAMWLVIALYTWLALLSVGVNTGFSSMLLLIPVSAIGIMLPTPGGVGGYHAAAQVVLVDVCGVASGEAAAGILLAHGISYLPLSVWGVILLSKRGMGWRVLSPEVEA, from the coding sequence GTGAGCCAGGCTCAGGTTGGCGGAACCGACGGAAAATCCAGGCCGCAGCGCCGGTTCCTGGCGCTGTTTTTCGGCTTCGTGCTTGCGGCCCTGCTCCTGGGGCTGTTTTTCTGGCGGACCGACTGGGAGGGGTTCCGGTCGGCGTTCCTGAAGGCGCGGGTGGGGTACCTCGCGGCGGCGTTTTCAGTGGTGTTCATGTCCTTCTGGCTGCGCGCGGTGCGCTGGGGCTATCTTCTGGTGCCCCTCGGGCGCACCGCCCTTTGGAGCCGCCTTCGCACCTTCATGGAGGGCTACACCGTGACCAACCTTCTGCCCGGCCGCGTGGGCGAGGTGGTGCGTCCTTGGCTTTTGAGCCGCGACGAGCCGCACGTGCCCTTTTCCTCGGCGCTTGCGACCGTCGTCATCGAGCGGATCCTCGACATGCTCACGGTGACGGCGTTTCTGGGGGTTTATCTTGCGCTCTACGCCAAAGGGGTCGAGGATGAAGCGTTTCGATACACTCTGCGGACGGGGGCCATAGCGGCCTTGGCCAGCGTCGTCGCGGGCCTGGGGGTGCTTGGCTACGCTTTCTTTCGGCGCGAGGCCGCCGCACGGGCCATGGAAAAGCTTTTCCGTTTTTTTCCCGAGCGCGTGCGCACGCGCCTCGACGCGCCGCTTCACCGCTTCCTCGACGGCCTCGCCGTGTTCGGGCGACGCAAGCTTTTTGCGCCGCTCCTTTTCGGCTCGGCCGCCATGTGGCTCGTGATCGCCCTCTACACATGGCTCGCGCTCCTATCGGTGGGCGTGAATACCGGCTTTTCGAGCATGCTTCTTCTCATCCCCGTAAGCGCCATCGGTATTATGCTTCCCACGCCCGGGGGCGTCGGCGGCTACCACGCCGCCGCCCAGGTGGTTCTCGTGGACGTCTGCGGCGTCGCGTCGGGCGAGGCGGCCGCCGGTATCCTTCTTGCCCACGGCATAAGCTACTTGCCGCTCAGCGTATGGGGAGTGATCCTTCTCTCGAAGCGCGGCATGGGCTGGCGCGTGCTTTCGCCGGAAGTGGAAGCGTAG
- a CDS encoding TonB-dependent receptor encodes MKTSARLTKTFTRRGRFIPLASGLAALAAWPALAGEGESPAAPGEPEVVVVTGERVRDRGVRKERLAAHVTVYTEEDIRNSGARTLAEFFTFLPELTVFDEVGNGVQSTVDIRGFNSEGGTPGMSVYVDGVRFNEPRLGAMNWELLDPAFVERIEIIRGPASGLYGSGALGGAVFILTRTGAPGEKRGSVEFSQGAFDTDRYRAHSAWGGERWFANASASRSLSDGWRQNSGHRATRALARAGYRRGGHTLTLGHRRGDGHYRQPGALLRSEWDADPTQSPFNRLDFTERLEHRTDLTHRWEGAEHSSISVLSWRRLDSDSLTTGRSPCRFRPVESADLVSLVSQATFSKKFRRARAAWIAGADAASDRFKDTAFSNFGNFCADDALAFDSETRTTQEALGFFAEQVITWRDAWTLRSGLRGDYVGFDFRRDEVSGGAPRSFSKRKSFDRLSPHFGVRWHPKPRRSLFVNYSRAFRVPSVQQMFAFPSFGSNENLAPARSRGMEAGWSERWGTHVETSLNLFSVVVQNEIFFVVTDPAMFKGQNENAARTRRRGVEAGVHGAWKRVRAQLAYAFVDAEFDSAFQTSFGGGGVEPGKRLPQIPEHKILAGLDVTVSEHWSLYARNVYVSGQFATSDHQNAGPKLSSYNLLSAGLRFGRGPWSVFADVHNALDRTYATRGITAGGQAFFTPALPRRISLGVRAEWHKKDAS; translated from the coding sequence ATGAAGACGTCCGCACGCCTTACGAAAACGTTTACCCGCCGCGGCAGGTTTATTCCGCTCGCATCGGGGCTGGCCGCGCTCGCGGCGTGGCCCGCCCTCGCGGGAGAAGGCGAATCGCCCGCCGCCCCGGGCGAGCCCGAGGTCGTCGTCGTGACCGGAGAGCGCGTACGCGACCGGGGCGTCCGCAAGGAGCGGCTCGCCGCGCACGTGACCGTCTATACGGAGGAGGACATCCGCAACTCGGGTGCGCGCACGCTCGCCGAATTCTTCACCTTTCTCCCAGAGCTCACCGTGTTCGACGAGGTCGGAAACGGCGTGCAGTCCACCGTGGACATCCGGGGGTTCAACTCCGAGGGCGGCACCCCCGGAATGAGCGTGTACGTGGACGGCGTGCGCTTCAACGAGCCGCGCCTAGGCGCCATGAACTGGGAATTGCTCGATCCCGCCTTCGTCGAGCGCATCGAGATAATCCGGGGCCCCGCCTCGGGCCTGTACGGAAGCGGCGCCCTGGGCGGCGCCGTGTTCATCCTCACCAGGACGGGGGCCCCCGGAGAAAAGCGCGGCTCTGTGGAGTTTTCTCAAGGGGCGTTCGACACGGACCGCTACCGCGCCCACTCCGCGTGGGGTGGCGAGCGCTGGTTTGCGAACGCTTCGGCGAGCCGCTCGCTCTCGGACGGCTGGCGGCAAAACAGCGGCCACCGCGCCACGCGCGCCCTCGCCCGCGCGGGCTACCGGCGGGGAGGCCACACGCTCACGCTCGGCCACCGCCGCGGCGACGGCCACTACCGCCAGCCGGGCGCGCTTCTTCGAAGCGAGTGGGACGCGGACCCGACCCAGAGTCCCTTCAACCGGCTCGACTTCACCGAGCGCCTGGAGCACCGCACGGATCTCACCCACCGGTGGGAAGGGGCAGAACATTCCTCGATCTCGGTGCTGTCCTGGCGGCGGCTCGACTCGGACTCCCTCACGACGGGGCGAAGCCCCTGCCGGTTCCGGCCCGTCGAGTCGGCGGACCTCGTGTCCCTGGTCTCCCAGGCCACATTCTCGAAAAAATTCCGGCGCGCCCGCGCAGCGTGGATCGCGGGCGCAGACGCCGCGAGCGACCGCTTCAAGGACACGGCGTTTTCCAACTTCGGAAATTTTTGCGCCGACGACGCGCTGGCCTTCGACTCGGAAACCCGCACGACGCAGGAGGCCCTGGGGTTCTTCGCCGAACAGGTAATTACCTGGCGCGACGCGTGGACGCTGCGCTCGGGGCTGCGGGGGGATTACGTCGGATTCGACTTCCGGCGCGACGAGGTTTCCGGAGGTGCACCCCGCTCGTTCTCCAAGCGGAAAAGCTTCGACCGCCTTTCGCCCCACTTCGGCGTGCGCTGGCACCCGAAGCCTCGGCGCAGCCTCTTCGTAAATTATTCCAGGGCCTTCCGCGTGCCCTCGGTGCAGCAGATGTTCGCGTTCCCCTCGTTCGGCTCGAACGAGAACCTCGCGCCCGCGCGCTCCCGCGGCATGGAAGCGGGATGGAGCGAGCGTTGGGGCACGCACGTAGAGACCTCGCTCAACCTTTTCTCCGTCGTGGTCCAGAACGAGATTTTCTTCGTCGTCACCGACCCCGCCATGTTCAAAGGGCAAAACGAGAACGCCGCGAGAACCCGCCGGCGCGGGGTGGAGGCCGGCGTGCATGGGGCGTGGAAGCGCGTCCGGGCGCAACTCGCCTACGCCTTCGTCGACGCCGAGTTCGATTCGGCCTTCCAGACGTCCTTCGGAGGCGGGGGCGTGGAGCCCGGAAAGCGCCTGCCGCAAATTCCCGAACACAAGATCCTCGCCGGCCTGGACGTGACCGTCTCCGAGCACTGGAGCCTCTACGCGCGCAACGTGTACGTGAGCGGGCAGTTCGCGACGAGCGACCACCAAAACGCGGGGCCAAAACTTTCCTCCTACAACCTCCTGAGCGCGGGGCTCCGGTTCGGGCGCGGCCCGTGGAGCGTCTTCGCGGACGTCCACAACGCGCTCGACCGCACCTACGCCACGCGCGGCATCACGGCCGGCGGCCAGGCGTTCTTCACGCCGGCGTTGCCGCGCCGCATCTCACTCGGTGTTCGAGCGGAGTGGCACAAAAAAGATGCTTCGTAG
- a CDS encoding radical SAM protein — translation MPARDAERVRAALERLRACSVCPRACGVDRLKDEEKFCRTGRYARVASAFCHFGEEPPLTGWRGSGTIFFSRCNLACVFCQNFDISQRDAGEILRPQELASVMLRLEALGCHNINWVSPSHVAPQALEALVLARRGGLSVPVVYNSGGYDHVDTLKALEGYVDVYMPDFKYAENAPAEKFSSAPDYADRAREAVREMHRQVGDLVTDENGLAAKGLLVRHLVLPGGLTGTEAVMRFLAEEISPHTYVNVMAQYRPANKAHSYRELARPIRSSEWREAVECARSFGLHRGLD, via the coding sequence ATCCCCGCCCGCGACGCCGAGCGGGTCCGGGCCGCCCTGGAGCGCCTCCGGGCGTGCAGCGTGTGCCCGAGGGCGTGCGGGGTGGACCGCCTGAAGGACGAGGAGAAATTCTGCCGCACGGGGCGCTACGCGCGGGTGGCGAGCGCGTTCTGCCACTTCGGCGAAGAGCCCCCCCTGACCGGCTGGCGCGGGTCGGGAACCATCTTCTTCTCCCGCTGCAACCTCGCGTGCGTGTTCTGCCAGAACTTCGACATCAGCCAGCGCGATGCGGGAGAAATTCTCCGCCCGCAGGAGCTGGCCTCGGTGATGCTTCGCCTGGAGGCTCTCGGCTGCCACAACATCAACTGGGTGAGCCCGAGCCACGTCGCGCCCCAGGCCCTCGAGGCCCTGGTGCTGGCGCGCCGGGGGGGGCTGAGCGTCCCGGTCGTCTACAACTCCGGCGGGTACGACCACGTGGACACCCTCAAAGCTCTCGAGGGCTACGTGGACGTTTACATGCCTGACTTCAAGTACGCCGAGAACGCCCCGGCGGAAAAGTTCTCCTCCGCGCCGGACTACGCGGACCGGGCCAGGGAGGCGGTCAGGGAAATGCACCGCCAGGTCGGCGACCTGGTGACGGACGAAAACGGGCTCGCCGCGAAGGGCCTCCTCGTGCGCCACCTGGTCCTGCCCGGTGGGCTGACCGGGACGGAAGCGGTGATGCGGTTTCTGGCCGAGGAAATCTCCCCCCACACGTACGTCAACGTGATGGCGCAGTACCGCCCCGCCAACAAGGCGCACAGCTACCGGGAGCTCGCGCGCCCCATCCGCTCCTCGGAGTGGCGGGAGGCCGTTGAGTGCGCCCGCTCCTTCGGCCTGCACAGGGGACTGGATTAG